A single window of Salvelinus namaycush isolate Seneca chromosome 11, SaNama_1.0, whole genome shotgun sequence DNA harbors:
- the LOC120056128 gene encoding low-density lipoprotein receptor class A domain-containing protein 1-like isoform X1, whose protein sequence is MKSNRTHPQQRLFDDRSLGSPDKDCCGECCRPCCRCCSRRAVCLSSIILTVGTVLAVVGVILTLVFGIPKSPPVNRVCRTADNATGFMCDDRVTCIPPSDLCNGVVTCPKGADEDTHLCSDLPNNLPGGLVFRCGNPQFWVFTDKKCNNFNDCGDCSDEIGPYAGCAPCGVYWWPCIPVDFQYCSCIPRCLCRDGRQHCYDWSDEYTCPKSLTC, encoded by the exons ATGAAATCTAACCGGACCCACCCACAGCAG AGACTGTTTGATGACCGTTCATTGGGGTCACCTGATAAAG ACTGCTGTGGAGAGTGCTGCAGGCCTTGCTGTCGGTGCTGCAGCAGAcgagctgtctgtctctccagtaTAATACTAACTGTAGGAACAGTCCTGGCTGTAGTAGGGGTTATACTCACTCTGGTCTTTGGGATCCCCAAATCACCTCCTG TAAACCGTGTCTGCAGGACAGCAGACAATGCGACAGGCTTCATGTGTGACGACAGAGTGACCTGTATCCCGCCCTCTGACCTCTGTAACGGGGTCGTGACCTGCCCCAAAGGAGCCGATGAGGACACACACTTGTGCA GTGATCTCCCCAACAACCTTCCAGGTGGTCTTGTGTTTCGATGTGGAAACCCTCAGTTCTGGGTCTTTACTGACAAGAAGTGTAACAACTTCAACGACTGTGGCGACTGCTCTGATGAGATTGGGCCTT ATGCTGGCTGTGCCCCCTGTGGTGTGTACTGGTGGCCCTGCATACCAGTGGACTTCCAGTACTGTTCCTGCATCCCTCGCTGTCTATGCCGTGATGGACGCCAGCACTGCTACGACTGGTCTGACGAGTACACCTGCCCCAAAAGTTTAACCTGCTAG
- the LOC120056128 gene encoding low-density lipoprotein receptor class A domain-containing protein 1-like isoform X2: MKSNRTHPQQRLFDDRSLGSPDKVNRVCRTADNATGFMCDDRVTCIPPSDLCNGVVTCPKGADEDTHLCSDLPNNLPGGLVFRCGNPQFWVFTDKKCNNFNDCGDCSDEIGPYAGCAPCGVYWWPCIPVDFQYCSCIPRCLCRDGRQHCYDWSDEYTCPKSLTC; the protein is encoded by the exons ATGAAATCTAACCGGACCCACCCACAGCAG AGACTGTTTGATGACCGTTCATTGGGGTCACCTGATAAAG TAAACCGTGTCTGCAGGACAGCAGACAATGCGACAGGCTTCATGTGTGACGACAGAGTGACCTGTATCCCGCCCTCTGACCTCTGTAACGGGGTCGTGACCTGCCCCAAAGGAGCCGATGAGGACACACACTTGTGCA GTGATCTCCCCAACAACCTTCCAGGTGGTCTTGTGTTTCGATGTGGAAACCCTCAGTTCTGGGTCTTTACTGACAAGAAGTGTAACAACTTCAACGACTGTGGCGACTGCTCTGATGAGATTGGGCCTT ATGCTGGCTGTGCCCCCTGTGGTGTGTACTGGTGGCCCTGCATACCAGTGGACTTCCAGTACTGTTCCTGCATCCCTCGCTGTCTATGCCGTGATGGACGCCAGCACTGCTACGACTGGTCTGACGAGTACACCTGCCCCAAAAGTTTAACCTGCTAG
- the lrrc42 gene encoding leucine-rich repeat-containing protein 42 isoform X1, producing the protein MGDLDSGIVYVRERGQLRRVNNIVLAETKPPSSSSHRTTNPLALKKEHFVFTYNKEGSLKYTAKSLYDISLLFVAYNINHVDSLEGFPEQVGDRLFATAEEKQIFSDPDAAPKALQLFSDAYGDIVLGSLCLRHRFPLLSEKLEEIKTFHSLKCLDLFGCRLGDSHDIFQHLTSDALSSSLVQLSIGGNSLSDQGLQRLTAPVRMMRRGLRHLQILDLSYNPITEKAVGYLTCLPKLQGLDVSGTNIKVGPSFKQTVRNSIGLVLSEKVLEAFDHSCCKTQGWAEQVVNRWELSATERPKLKKIQESRTSAIRFFGREKFVRGILSASPLIQDKEQDKTRERIHLYKPATSTHTHQAQCTGAKRGQIKHSSLNSIEIAGSTNGHVKPCSRNKKRPGKQQVGDSGHHSPPVKRASSSPALTAGDLDLLNSY; encoded by the exons ATGGGCGACCTTGACTCTGGCATAGTATATGTACGCGAGAGAGGACAGCTTCGTCGCGTCAATAACATTGTGCTCGCGGAGACGAAGCCaccttcatcatcatcacacaGAACAACAAACCCTCTGGCGTTGAAAAAGGAGCATTTCGTCTTCACCTATAACAAAGAAGGCAGTTTGAAGTACACTGCCAAATCCCTCTACGACATATCTCTGCTGTTTGTAGCGTACAACATCAACCATGTCGATTCTCTCGAAGGATTTCCTGAACAAGTAGGGGACAGACTCTTCGCCACCGCGGAGGAAAAACAGATATTTTCAGATCCTGATGCAGCCCCTAAGGCTCTGCAGTTGTTCAGTGATGCATACGGGGACATAGTGCTCGGGTCACTTTGTTTACGGCATAG GTTTCCCTTGCTGTCTGAAAAGCTGGAAGAGATCAAAACGTTTCATAGTCTGAAGTGCCTGGATCTCTTTGGCTGCAGACTGGGAGACAGCCACGACATCTTCCAACATCTCACATCAGATGCATTGTCCAG TAGCCTGGTCCAGCTGTCCATTGGTGGTAACAGCCTGTCAGACCAGGGTCTCCAGAGACTGACAGCCCCTGTCAGGATGATGAGGAGGGGGCTGAGACACCTACAGATACTGGACCTGTCCT ACAACCCGATCACTGAGAAGGCAGTTGGATATCTCACATGCCTCCCAAAGCTACAAGGTCTTGATGTATCAGGAACTAACATAAAG GTTGGCCCGTCATTCAAGCAGACCGTGAGGAACAGCATTGGATTGGTCCTGTCTGAGAAAGTACTGGAGGCCTTCGACCACTCCTGTTGTAAAACACAAGGCTGGGCAGAACAG GTAGTAAACCGGTGGGAGTTGAGTGCGACAGAACGGCCCAAACTAAAGAAGATCCAAGAGTCAAGAACATCAGCTATTCGCTTTT TTGGCAGAGAGAAGTTTGTCAGAGGAATCCTGAGCGCATCACCTCTGATCCAGGATAAAGAACAAGACAAAACCAGGGAGAGGATACATTTGTATAAACCagcaacaagcacacacacacatcaggccCAATGCACAGGGGCTAAAAGAGGACAAATTAAGCACTCGTCACTCAACAGCATTGAAATCGCAGGGTCCACCAACGGACATGTAAAACCCTGTTCACGGAACAAGAAGAGGCCTGGTAAACAGCAGGTCGGGGACAGTGGTCATCACAGCCCTCCTGTTAAACGTGCTTCTTCATCACCAGCTCTCACAGCAGGCGATTTGGATCTACTCAACAGTTACTGA
- the lrrc42 gene encoding leucine-rich repeat-containing protein 42 isoform X2 yields the protein MGDLDSGIVYVRERGQLRRVNNIVLAETKPPSSSSHRTTNPLALKKEHFVFTYNKEGSLKYTAKSLYDISLLFVAYNINHVDSLEGFPEQVGDRLFATAEEKQIFSDPDAAPKALQLFSDAYGDIVLGSLCLRHRFPLLSEKLEEIKTFHSLKCLDLFGCRLGDSHDIFQHLTSDALSSLVQLSIGGNSLSDQGLQRLTAPVRMMRRGLRHLQILDLSYNPITEKAVGYLTCLPKLQGLDVSGTNIKVGPSFKQTVRNSIGLVLSEKVLEAFDHSCCKTQGWAEQVVNRWELSATERPKLKKIQESRTSAIRFFGREKFVRGILSASPLIQDKEQDKTRERIHLYKPATSTHTHQAQCTGAKRGQIKHSSLNSIEIAGSTNGHVKPCSRNKKRPGKQQVGDSGHHSPPVKRASSSPALTAGDLDLLNSY from the exons ATGGGCGACCTTGACTCTGGCATAGTATATGTACGCGAGAGAGGACAGCTTCGTCGCGTCAATAACATTGTGCTCGCGGAGACGAAGCCaccttcatcatcatcacacaGAACAACAAACCCTCTGGCGTTGAAAAAGGAGCATTTCGTCTTCACCTATAACAAAGAAGGCAGTTTGAAGTACACTGCCAAATCCCTCTACGACATATCTCTGCTGTTTGTAGCGTACAACATCAACCATGTCGATTCTCTCGAAGGATTTCCTGAACAAGTAGGGGACAGACTCTTCGCCACCGCGGAGGAAAAACAGATATTTTCAGATCCTGATGCAGCCCCTAAGGCTCTGCAGTTGTTCAGTGATGCATACGGGGACATAGTGCTCGGGTCACTTTGTTTACGGCATAG GTTTCCCTTGCTGTCTGAAAAGCTGGAAGAGATCAAAACGTTTCATAGTCTGAAGTGCCTGGATCTCTTTGGCTGCAGACTGGGAGACAGCCACGACATCTTCCAACATCTCACATCAGATGCATTGTCCAG CCTGGTCCAGCTGTCCATTGGTGGTAACAGCCTGTCAGACCAGGGTCTCCAGAGACTGACAGCCCCTGTCAGGATGATGAGGAGGGGGCTGAGACACCTACAGATACTGGACCTGTCCT ACAACCCGATCACTGAGAAGGCAGTTGGATATCTCACATGCCTCCCAAAGCTACAAGGTCTTGATGTATCAGGAACTAACATAAAG GTTGGCCCGTCATTCAAGCAGACCGTGAGGAACAGCATTGGATTGGTCCTGTCTGAGAAAGTACTGGAGGCCTTCGACCACTCCTGTTGTAAAACACAAGGCTGGGCAGAACAG GTAGTAAACCGGTGGGAGTTGAGTGCGACAGAACGGCCCAAACTAAAGAAGATCCAAGAGTCAAGAACATCAGCTATTCGCTTTT TTGGCAGAGAGAAGTTTGTCAGAGGAATCCTGAGCGCATCACCTCTGATCCAGGATAAAGAACAAGACAAAACCAGGGAGAGGATACATTTGTATAAACCagcaacaagcacacacacacatcaggccCAATGCACAGGGGCTAAAAGAGGACAAATTAAGCACTCGTCACTCAACAGCATTGAAATCGCAGGGTCCACCAACGGACATGTAAAACCCTGTTCACGGAACAAGAAGAGGCCTGGTAAACAGCAGGTCGGGGACAGTGGTCATCACAGCCCTCCTGTTAAACGTGCTTCTTCATCACCAGCTCTCACAGCAGGCGATTTGGATCTACTCAACAGTTACTGA
- the LOC120055398 gene encoding zinc finger protein Xfin-like, which produces MLSSVSLRAQIASIIEVLSKTAVAEISKVVDDGIVVLRVEMCRRENEINVLKNNVQQLDSELRRARGIQPRKRIHHGRSVAAENLGRKGTGKSGTTSVRRTSLEKLQPEGDGNGKDEAVGPADETLVKIEPGGEDEQEEQTTRRKYKHRLEAELSTYERDSQTWMSSTQEDNDMETNSLCLPDHSPGTSGMTAASCSNVSLPGKPYLESDVREDMILQLRQQQRYRQSDALRRTSDGTVQSNPDPQSVLGSDPNYNTARRARTKRFFQVNKHFICTLCGKSFERYSHLERHLRIHTGEKPYSCDICGRCFNQKGSLKGHLKTHRVSMDGLANNEEKPPLDRRQTEEERCNGKDEVFQTAPQMPMKSEPGEEKDAFQTLDPKAEEQTAGRAEQQLDEELSMYERDSQPWMSGPQADNDMETSNSEYFSSSGQNSQCLTDHSPVLPVPGMVEASCSSGSFPGKPYVDVSEDMILQLRQKHYGSSDTLLIASDGTVQPNSRVMDGASLNHPPIFSSFPERKVKTFQGVTKDKKCFICSFCGKVFERVGHLERHQRIHTGEKPYSCDICGRCFNQKGSLKGHLKTHRDGADMLTGQPPLDDKKPDVYPRPSEYPEEPRDQPTSAEAQPSSGYSEEEEEGRGQGLVGEAEKEKQFESQILSQSGPPHQQSTEQPGYQDDPEYVMDERESQLCRSFTERHSDTESGSLHPGCSSDVTKQQNSHPVSPSVKYHHSPFDGLHHHHGFYTSASREVELGDVSFQEEKDKLDVIEQEQYAGMVLHARNREDEF; this is translated from the exons ATGTTGAGCAGTGTTTCTCTCCGGGCTCAGATCGCTTCCATCATAGAGGTACTTTCTAAAACTGCGGTTGCAGAAATTAGCAAAGTAGTCGACGATGGCATAGTTGTGTTACGTGTAGAAATGTGTCGACGGGAAAATGAAATCAACGTCCTGAAAAATAATGTACAACAACTTGACAGCGAGCTTCGAAGAGCTCGAGGGATTCAGCCTCGAAAACGCATCCATCATGGTCGATCAGTCGCTGCTGAGAATCTTGGGAGAAAAG GGACTGGTAAAAGCGGTACCACTTCTGTGAGGAGGACCTCACTTGAAAAACTGCAGCCTGAGGGAGATGGTAACGGAAAGGATGAAGCCGTTGGACCTGCGGATGAGACTCTGGTCAAGATTGAGCCGGGAGGGGAGGATGAACAGGAAGAGCAGACTACAAGGAGAAAATACAAGCATCGTCTTGAAGCTGAACTGTCAACGTACGAGAGAGACAGCCAGACGTGGATGTCCAGTACACAAGAAGATAATGATATGGAGACAAACTCACTGTGTCTCCCCGATCACTCTCCTGGAACTTCCGGAATGACGGCAGCATCATGCAGCAATGTTTCATTACCAGGGAAACCATATTTAGAGTCAGACGTCAGAGAGGATATGATTTTACAGCTCAGACAGCAACAACGTTATCGGCAGTCAGACGCGCTCAGGAGAACAAGCGACGGCACAGTACAGTCAAATCCAGACCCTCAAAGTGTATTGGGTTCTGACCCAAATTATAATACGGCAAGGAGAGCGAGGACCAAGAGATTTTTCCAGGTTAATAAACACTTCATTTGCAcactgtgtggaaagagttttgaaCGTTACAGTCATCTTGAAAGGCATCTACGAATTCATACGGGTGAGAAACCGTACAGCTGTGACATATGTGGAAGGTGTTTCAACCAGAAGGGTAGCCTCAAAGGGCATCTGAAGACTCACAGAG TATCGATGGACGGACTAGCTAACAACGAAGAGAAGCCTCCCCTGGATAGACGTCAGACTGAGGAAGAGCGTTGCAACGGAAAGGACGAAGTGTTCCAAACTGCTCCTCAGATGCCTATGAAGTCTGAGCCAGGGGAGGAGAAGGATGCATTCCAGACACTAGATCCTAAAGCAGAAGAACAGACTGCAGGGAGAGCAGAACAGCAACTGGATGAGGAATTGTCGATGTACGAGAGAGACAGCCAGCCGTGGATGTCCGGTCCGCAAGCAGACAACGATATGGAGACGAGCAATTCAGAATATTTCAGCAGTTCAGGTCAGAACTCCCAGTGTCTCACTGATCactctcctgtacttcctgtccCAGGAATGGTGGAGGCGTCATGCAGCAGTGGTTCATTTCCAGGGAAACCATATGTAGATGTCAGCGAGGATATGATTTTACAGCTCAGGCAGAAACATTATGGATCTTCAGACACACTCTTGATAGCAAGTGACGGTACAGTACAGCCAAACTCACGGGTCATGGACGGGGCTTCTCTGAACCATCCTCCCATCTTCTCCAGTTTTCCGGAAAGGAAAGTGAAAACCTTCCAAGGAGTCACCAAGGACAAGAAGTGCTTCATCTGCTCATTCTGTGGGAAAGTTTTTGAGCGTGTTGGTCATCTAGAAAGGCACCAGCGAATTCATACGGGTGAGAAACCGTATAGTTGTGACATATGTGGAAGGTGTTTCAACCAGAAGGGTAGCCTCAAAGGGCATCTAAAGACACACAGAG ACGGTGCTGACATGCTAACGGGTCAACCTCCGCTAGATGATAAGAAGCCTGACGTTTATCCTAGACCCTCGGAGTACCCAGAAGAACCGAGGGATCAGCCCACATCTGCTGAAGCACAGCCTAGCTCCGGGtacagtgaggaggaggaggagggcagggGGCAGGGGTTGGTGGGGGAAGCAGAGAAAGAGAAGCAGTTTGAATCCCAGATACTCAGTCagtcaggacctccacatcaacAAAGCACAGAGCAACCAGGTTACCAGGACGACCCAGAGTATGTCATGGATGAGAGGGAGAGTCAGCTGTGTAGATCTTTCACAGAGAGGCACAGTGATACTGAGTCTGGATCACTACATCCAGGTTGCTCCTCCGATGTGACAAAGCAGCAGAACTCCCATCCTGTTTCACCCAGTGTCAAATACCATCACAGTCCTTTTGATGGACTGCACCACCACCACGGGTTCTACACATCAGCTTCTAGAGAGGTGGAACTGGGAGACGTGTCTTTTCAGGAAGAGAAAGACAAGTTGGATGTGATTGAGCAAGAGCAGTATGCAGGGATGGTTCTACATGCAAGGAACAGGGAGGATG agttttga